Proteins from one Gimesia maris genomic window:
- a CDS encoding type III secretion system chaperone, with translation MKITFRGWIVVGCLLAVLSAMAVLGAGVHAQQPVTTKPAVTTNPELPGQLSEEQLGNLLKAMGLTATKTKKRYDFQFKANQNKEEWELSMSAVLSENGEWVWVMAWLDPLPRSAADVPRTAMLRLLSDNDRMGNGKFFAYISSNRRFVLQRVIPNQRITTKKFHEILSDLGSSVVQYYPHWSTDNWKRSSTPEPQGTAQQTPARPTQTASGASNFTPRTQN, from the coding sequence ATGAAAATCACGTTTCGCGGATGGATTGTTGTAGGTTGTCTGTTGGCTGTCTTGTCGGCGATGGCTGTATTAGGTGCTGGAGTTCATGCACAACAACCAGTTACCACAAAACCGGCAGTGACGACCAATCCGGAACTGCCAGGCCAACTCTCAGAAGAGCAGTTAGGAAACCTGTTGAAAGCAATGGGTTTAACTGCGACCAAAACTAAAAAGCGGTACGACTTTCAGTTCAAAGCCAATCAAAACAAAGAGGAGTGGGAACTTTCCATGTCCGCCGTTCTGAGTGAGAATGGTGAATGGGTGTGGGTCATGGCGTGGCTGGATCCTTTGCCTCGCAGTGCAGCGGATGTTCCACGGACTGCGATGTTACGCCTGCTGTCTGACAACGACCGTATGGGGAATGGTAAGTTTTTTGCTTACATTTCCAGCAACCGTCGATTTGTATTGCAGCGTGTGATTCCCAACCAGCGAATTACAACGAAAAAGTTTCATGAGATTCTGAGTGATCTGGGCAGCAGTGTAGTGCAGTACTATCCTCACTGGTCGACTGATAACTGGAAGCGTTCTTCAACTCCAGAACCTCAGGGCACCGCGCAGCAGACGCCGGCCCGTCCGACTCAGACAGCTTCAGGGGCATCCAACTTCACTCCTCGAACCCAGAACTGA
- a CDS encoding class I SAM-dependent methyltransferase: MNNSTSRFSDRVDNYIKYRPGYPSEVLDLLKTRCGFTSDSLIADIGSGTGISSRLFLDHHNTVYGVEPNQEMRHAAEKFLKEYAHFHSINATAEKTHLPADSFDFIVAGQAFHWFDRECARQEFQRIIKPAGWVVLIWNERQIDTTPFLRDYEQMLLEFATDYTQVNHTNLSLTDFTRFFHPYPVQTASLPSQQTFDLESLTGRLLSSSYAPNVNQPGYTEILARVQEIFHQHQVNGKVEFKYDTNLYYGHIR; this comes from the coding sequence ATGAATAACTCGACTTCCCGATTCTCAGATCGCGTGGATAACTACATTAAATATCGTCCCGGATACCCGAGTGAGGTCCTCGATCTCCTGAAAACCCGTTGCGGCTTCACTTCAGATTCTCTGATCGCCGATATTGGTTCGGGAACGGGAATTTCCAGCAGACTGTTTCTCGATCATCACAATACCGTATATGGCGTGGAACCCAACCAGGAAATGAGGCACGCTGCCGAAAAGTTCCTGAAAGAATACGCTCATTTTCACAGCATCAATGCGACTGCGGAAAAAACACATCTCCCTGCCGACTCATTTGATTTCATTGTCGCCGGTCAGGCATTTCACTGGTTTGATCGCGAATGCGCCCGACAGGAGTTTCAAAGAATCATTAAACCTGCTGGATGGGTTGTACTCATCTGGAACGAACGTCAGATCGACACAACTCCTTTTCTGCGCGATTACGAACAGATGCTCCTTGAATTCGCAACCGACTACACTCAGGTGAATCATACGAATCTCTCCCTCACCGATTTCACCCGGTTCTTTCATCCATACCCTGTACAAACTGCGTCACTCCCCAGCCAGCAGACCTTCGATCTCGAATCTCTCACCGGACGGCTGCTCTCTTCTTCGTATGCTCCCAACGTCAACCAGCCCGGATACACAGAAATCCTGGCACGCGTTCAAGAGATTTTTCACCAGCATCAGGTAAACGGTAAGGTTGAGTTTAAATACGACACCAACCTCTATTACGGTCACATCAGATAA
- a CDS encoding proton-conducting transporter transmembrane domain-containing protein, which translates to MANDLYFLVFFFELVLFLNFILLTRRLDGEKRQAAMLQQLKANLPLTAILLTGVLLLSTAADSMDLGSIQNYLETSELSQASLLNDYSAMLGLILIVSGAVFRVGLLPVHFQNRLLLKDATCLQAIMAILLPVAVGLFFLIQVVSQVLVVNLSSVEQLLFFLSLVILVSSAGLLLIEKEWKGILQLIVIQSAGVFLALFSAVCWKWRHESSATETVSIQQSMQSYIPDLCIIWLAIMGFACFLDAVGRRRSALVFPEQLQGFLLDQRLLGIAAVVLLALLMGFPGSAVFQMNLQAIRCLFEIHQEALKGTMAIVHAGYLGLGIVLIVSSAMVSFTCARLILQISFAKPLTRYRQKPHRGLVLFCYGCVIGVLLFSLRSVVNF; encoded by the coding sequence ATGGCGAACGATCTTTATTTCCTGGTATTCTTTTTTGAGCTGGTACTCTTTTTAAATTTCATATTATTGACCAGGCGATTAGATGGTGAGAAGAGGCAGGCTGCTATGCTGCAGCAGCTCAAAGCTAATCTGCCTTTAACAGCAATTCTGTTGACAGGTGTGTTATTGTTGTCGACTGCCGCTGACTCAATGGATCTGGGCAGTATTCAAAACTATCTGGAAACATCAGAGTTGAGTCAGGCATCGTTATTAAACGACTATTCTGCGATGTTGGGGTTGATATTGATTGTCTCGGGAGCAGTCTTCCGTGTGGGACTGCTGCCAGTTCATTTTCAGAACCGACTGTTGCTGAAGGATGCTACCTGTTTACAGGCTATCATGGCGATCCTGCTGCCAGTCGCCGTTGGCTTGTTTTTTCTGATTCAGGTTGTCAGCCAGGTTCTGGTCGTCAATCTGTCATCCGTAGAGCAGCTATTGTTTTTCCTGTCTCTGGTTATTCTTGTAAGTTCTGCGGGACTCCTGCTGATCGAGAAAGAATGGAAAGGGATCCTGCAGCTGATCGTCATTCAAAGTGCTGGTGTTTTTCTGGCACTGTTTTCTGCAGTCTGCTGGAAGTGGAGGCACGAATCGTCTGCCACTGAAACAGTATCGATTCAACAGTCAATGCAGTCTTATATACCGGATCTGTGCATCATCTGGCTGGCGATTATGGGGTTCGCCTGTTTTCTGGATGCAGTCGGGCGGCGTCGGTCTGCGCTTGTCTTCCCGGAACAGCTACAGGGATTTCTCCTTGATCAGCGATTGTTGGGGATCGCTGCAGTTGTATTACTCGCATTACTGATGGGCTTTCCCGGATCAGCTGTCTTTCAAATGAACCTGCAGGCAATCCGGTGTCTATTCGAAATTCATCAGGAGGCATTAAAAGGGACAATGGCGATTGTGCACGCAGGTTACCTGGGGCTCGGGATTGTTCTGATCGTCTCTTCCGCGATGGTTTCTTTCACCTGCGCCAGGCTGATTTTACAGATCAGTTTTGCAAAACCTTTGACCCGCTATCGACAAAAGCCTCACCGGGGACTGGTGCTGTTCTGCTATGGATGTGTGATTGGCGTATTGCTGTTCAGCCTGCGGAGCGTGGTGAATTTTTGA
- a CDS encoding sigma-54-dependent Fis family transcriptional regulator → MQRGSGRRTRLETRLNALSTPVFALDASRTILFFNRGCEQLLEWSAEEILGQTCDYAIDTDTDECESVCNLICPPAEVFQGTRLEVPRFLLARSGKTIPCLIRYSPLTDEQRRTKLVLGFIERIRDPQALPSASASQQLHAELAALRLSLRNRFRFSTLVARSPGMQRVLRQLELAVQTTQPVHFQGETGTGKEHLARAIHFESEQRRKIFIPLNCEKLPPRELKQTVKKIFERDYDESMPLEPGVLFLAEIQNLPRDIQEMILENLQAKAKNVHVRLMTASSIPLQELLDQETILSEFFFFITTMEIQVPALRERREDLELLSQHFLENENRYQQKQVSGFAPGLLSLFQDYYWPANLDELIRVIQAAFEATTEPVITRESLPLRFKTGVDARSLGPSVSAPLRPLDESLSLVEKEQILLALELSRNNRTDAARMLGLTRAKLYRRMEALNISIDEL, encoded by the coding sequence ATGCAACGAGGATCAGGACGCCGTACACGGCTGGAGACCCGTTTAAATGCTCTCAGTACGCCTGTTTTTGCTCTCGATGCTTCAAGGACGATATTGTTTTTTAATAGAGGGTGTGAACAACTGCTGGAATGGTCGGCAGAAGAAATTCTGGGTCAGACTTGTGACTATGCGATCGATACCGATACTGATGAATGTGAATCGGTCTGTAATTTAATCTGCCCTCCGGCAGAAGTCTTTCAGGGAACTCGTCTGGAAGTACCCCGCTTCCTGCTCGCACGAAGTGGGAAAACGATTCCCTGTCTCATTCGATACAGCCCTCTGACTGATGAGCAGCGACGAACGAAACTGGTTCTGGGCTTCATAGAACGGATTCGAGACCCTCAGGCACTTCCATCGGCTTCTGCATCGCAGCAGTTGCATGCAGAGCTGGCTGCTTTGCGGTTGTCCCTACGTAATCGGTTTCGCTTTTCGACACTCGTGGCACGCAGTCCCGGCATGCAGCGCGTGCTGCGACAGTTGGAGCTGGCAGTTCAAACAACACAGCCGGTTCACTTCCAGGGTGAGACAGGAACGGGAAAAGAGCATCTGGCACGTGCCATTCATTTTGAAAGCGAGCAGAGAAGAAAAATATTCATTCCTCTCAATTGTGAAAAACTTCCTCCCCGGGAACTCAAACAGACGGTGAAAAAGATCTTCGAGCGGGATTACGACGAATCGATGCCGCTAGAGCCGGGAGTATTATTTCTGGCTGAGATACAAAATCTGCCCCGTGATATTCAGGAAATGATTCTTGAAAATCTGCAAGCAAAAGCAAAGAACGTGCATGTCAGATTAATGACTGCCAGCTCCATACCGCTGCAGGAACTACTGGACCAGGAAACGATTCTTTCTGAATTTTTCTTTTTCATTACGACGATGGAAATTCAAGTGCCAGCTTTACGGGAAAGAAGGGAAGATCTGGAGCTGTTATCGCAGCATTTTCTGGAAAATGAAAACCGCTATCAGCAAAAACAGGTAAGCGGTTTTGCGCCCGGGTTATTGTCATTATTCCAGGACTACTACTGGCCTGCCAACCTGGATGAGCTGATCCGGGTCATACAGGCGGCATTTGAAGCGACTACCGAACCAGTTATCACGCGTGAATCTCTTCCCTTGCGATTTAAAACCGGAGTTGATGCCCGTTCGCTGGGGCCTTCTGTATCAGCTCCACTACGACCACTGGATGAATCACTCAGTCTGGTTGAAAAAGAACAGATTCTACTGGCGTTAGAACTCTCCAGAAATAACCGGACCGACGCTGCGCGCATGCTGGGGCTGACCCGTGCCAAGTTATACCGTCGGATGGAAGCTCTCAATATCAGCATTGATGAGCTCTGA
- a CDS encoding CPBP family intramembrane glutamic endopeptidase yields the protein MVPSALHLLLLLLTLLSIRYWLQLMTTRRISSVFPLNPDRYQLEFSFPVLLAMLWIAIQFISSLEREWSEWHQTLAPSKPVTVVQIMQSSLITFCFGTILILMLALAHFDVIQKLGFRLNEIRRQLRDGAVGFLLALLPVMALLLLTYPFRSEESLHPFFLLLKAEPHFSTISWIFISAVLVAPLFEELIYRVLFQGWLERLLHPFAAILTSSLVFSIVHGFPDCIPLFPLAVVLGTLFYYRRSYIAIIVTHALFNAVNLALALANQQNTN from the coding sequence TTGGTCCCTTCAGCACTGCATCTATTACTGCTGCTCCTGACTCTACTGAGCATTCGCTACTGGTTGCAGCTGATGACAACCAGACGGATTTCGTCCGTATTCCCGCTCAACCCTGATCGATACCAGTTGGAATTTTCGTTCCCCGTTCTCCTGGCGATGCTCTGGATTGCCATTCAGTTTATAAGTTCCCTCGAGCGTGAATGGAGTGAATGGCATCAGACATTGGCGCCTTCAAAGCCAGTTACAGTAGTACAGATCATGCAATCGTCACTGATTACTTTCTGTTTTGGGACGATCCTGATCCTCATGCTGGCTCTGGCCCACTTCGATGTGATTCAGAAATTGGGATTTCGCCTGAATGAAATTCGTCGGCAATTGCGCGATGGAGCTGTTGGCTTTCTGCTCGCGCTTCTGCCTGTGATGGCTCTGTTGTTACTGACTTACCCCTTCCGATCAGAAGAGAGCCTGCATCCTTTTTTTCTGCTCTTAAAAGCCGAGCCACATTTTTCCACGATCAGTTGGATTTTTATTTCCGCGGTCCTCGTCGCACCACTGTTTGAAGAACTGATTTATCGAGTCCTCTTTCAAGGCTGGCTGGAGAGGCTTTTACATCCTTTCGCTGCGATTCTGACCAGCTCGCTGGTTTTCAGTATCGTCCACGGATTTCCCGATTGTATCCCCCTGTTTCCACTGGCGGTTGTGCTGGGAACCCTCTTCTATTATCGGCGCAGTTATATCGCCATCATCGTGACACATGCTCTGTTCAATGCCGTCAATCTGGCCCTGGCCCTGGCAAATCAACAGAATACGAATTAA
- a CDS encoding zinc-dependent alcohol dehydrogenase family protein, whose protein sequence is MRMIRFEQFGEPSEVLKVCEAEEPVAKSGEVLVRMLASPVNPSDLLNIRGGYSSRPSLPATPGFEGVGVVEASGGGLRGALFKGKRVVVLNRRTGNWAEKVVVPSEYVIPVSSRLTQEEAATFFVNPATAYILVKSLLDVPRGEWLLQTAAASAVGKMVVRLGNHFGLQTLNIVRRHDQVEQLKNAGASHVVVFNAEHDNERVLVDQIRKHLGSETVKYAIDAVGGKTASTIVRILGERARMIVYGSLDRTPLDFMSRDLIRNGATLEGFWLARYMESLSLPAKLRLVSKLTGFIRNGVLATDIGNVFPVDEVVEAVIEAERTGKAGKVLIQLS, encoded by the coding sequence ATGCGCATGATTCGCTTTGAGCAATTCGGAGAGCCGTCAGAAGTTCTCAAGGTCTGTGAGGCGGAAGAACCAGTTGCCAAATCGGGAGAAGTGCTGGTCCGCATGCTGGCCAGTCCTGTCAATCCGTCCGATCTCCTGAATATTCGAGGCGGGTATTCATCGCGTCCCTCACTGCCTGCTACGCCGGGTTTCGAAGGTGTGGGCGTTGTTGAAGCCAGTGGCGGAGGATTACGAGGCGCTCTGTTCAAAGGTAAGCGAGTTGTAGTCTTGAATCGAAGGACTGGAAACTGGGCAGAAAAGGTGGTCGTTCCCAGTGAGTATGTGATACCTGTATCATCACGTCTCACACAGGAGGAAGCGGCAACATTTTTTGTGAACCCTGCGACCGCCTACATACTGGTCAAATCGCTGCTGGATGTCCCGCGCGGGGAATGGCTTCTGCAGACAGCGGCCGCTTCAGCCGTAGGGAAAATGGTTGTCCGGCTGGGGAATCATTTTGGACTTCAGACGCTGAACATTGTCAGACGCCATGATCAGGTGGAACAGTTGAAAAACGCTGGTGCCAGTCATGTGGTAGTGTTTAATGCAGAGCATGATAATGAACGGGTATTAGTAGATCAGATCAGAAAACATCTGGGCAGTGAAACGGTGAAGTATGCCATTGATGCAGTGGGAGGCAAGACAGCATCAACAATCGTCAGGATTCTGGGAGAACGTGCCAGGATGATAGTGTATGGGTCTTTAGATCGAACACCGCTTGACTTTATGTCGCGCGATCTCATTCGCAACGGTGCCACTCTCGAAGGATTCTGGCTGGCCCGATATATGGAATCTCTGTCACTGCCTGCCAAGTTGAGACTGGTATCAAAGTTAACCGGCTTTATTCGTAATGGGGTATTGGCAACTGATATTGGCAATGTCTTTCCCGTGGACGAGGTCGTAGAGGCAGTGATCGAAGCGGAACGAACTGGAAAAGCCGGAAAGGTTCTGATTCAGCTATCCTGA
- the trpC gene encoding indole-3-glycerol phosphate synthase TrpC, translated as MSNILEDIVASKLTEVSQAKSKVPVEQLAEALADAAPVRDFVASMQSHGPVAMIAEVKKASPSAGVIREDFHPVEIARIYESAGAACLSVLTDEQYFQGHLDFLIAVRKNVAIPVLRKDFIIDRYQVLEARVAGADCVLLIAECLDDAQLEDLYGYALELGMSALVEIYEPDNLERVLKLSPPLLGINNRNLKTFVTSLDHSIRLGAQVPADCLLISESGIRDRSDVLKLQESGVRGILVGETLMRSSDIGEKARELLGHASQPTQ; from the coding sequence GTGAGTAATATTCTTGAAGATATTGTGGCCAGCAAACTGACAGAAGTCAGCCAAGCGAAGTCGAAGGTACCCGTTGAACAACTGGCAGAGGCTTTGGCGGATGCTGCGCCTGTCAGGGATTTTGTTGCCTCGATGCAGTCACATGGCCCGGTGGCGATGATTGCAGAAGTCAAAAAAGCATCTCCTTCCGCTGGTGTGATCCGGGAAGATTTTCATCCGGTGGAGATTGCCAGGATTTATGAGTCTGCGGGAGCGGCTTGTCTGAGTGTGCTGACGGACGAACAATATTTCCAGGGGCATCTGGATTTTCTGATAGCAGTTCGAAAGAATGTCGCGATTCCGGTTTTGAGAAAAGATTTCATCATTGATCGCTACCAGGTTTTAGAAGCGAGAGTCGCTGGTGCAGACTGCGTCCTGTTGATTGCTGAATGTCTGGACGATGCGCAGCTGGAAGATCTCTATGGTTATGCATTGGAACTGGGGATGTCGGCTCTGGTTGAAATCTATGAGCCTGATAATCTGGAGCGCGTATTAAAGCTGTCACCTCCGCTGCTGGGAATTAATAATCGAAATCTGAAGACGTTTGTCACCAGCCTGGATCATTCCATTCGACTGGGGGCACAAGTGCCTGCGGACTGCCTGTTGATCAGCGAGAGTGGTATCCGCGATCGGAGTGATGTCCTCAAACTGCAGGAATCGGGTGTTCGCGGCATCCTGGTTGGCGAGACTTTAATGCGTTCGTCGGATATTGGAGAAAAAGCACGTGAACTGCTGGGGCACGCATCTCAGCCAACTCAATAA
- a CDS encoding alpha/beta hydrolase, whose translation MNAPPIRHWVLLLLCACFCLSCQTMKSKMDLIYTGKVTGALSQQLVESYADSLKDPIAAKQSEEGTDWKILYATNRLQQKNPSDEIGYANEFGPEVAYGSSQVHISRKNQSDLKSKVIQTLWQGSPDPEGQVEISSLTPADEEPFFADLNLLLERAPQKDVLVFVHGFNVSFPSAVTRAAQIANDLPFNGPVVCYSWPSQGGVEKYLLDGQVASSSVEPMAHFLETLVNSVPPGTKINIMVHSMGNRVVMRALNRLPQHFETTKPFQNIILAAPDVGVSEFRTLAPSIIAQAHRVTLYSGSGDVALVASKAVNQERRAGDSREPLILEGIETIDVSAVDTSFMSHSYYGSNRAVLSDLFALIKQNSPADERNWLLHRDFAGQNYWAFDKEPPEIKKVRTTSL comes from the coding sequence ATGAATGCCCCCCCCATTCGCCATTGGGTACTACTCCTGCTTTGCGCCTGTTTCTGTCTCTCCTGTCAGACAATGAAATCCAAAATGGATCTGATCTACACCGGAAAAGTCACGGGGGCTCTGTCGCAGCAGCTGGTAGAATCATACGCTGATTCTCTCAAAGACCCTATCGCAGCAAAACAATCCGAAGAAGGTACAGACTGGAAAATTCTTTACGCCACAAATCGACTGCAGCAAAAAAACCCTTCTGATGAAATCGGCTATGCGAATGAGTTTGGCCCAGAGGTGGCTTACGGTTCCAGCCAGGTTCATATCTCTCGAAAAAATCAAAGCGATCTCAAATCGAAAGTGATCCAGACACTCTGGCAGGGTTCTCCAGACCCGGAAGGCCAGGTGGAAATCAGCTCGTTAACCCCTGCCGATGAAGAGCCCTTCTTTGCAGATTTGAATCTGCTGCTGGAGCGGGCACCTCAAAAAGATGTGTTGGTCTTCGTCCATGGTTTCAATGTGAGCTTCCCCAGTGCCGTCACACGGGCAGCACAGATTGCCAATGATCTTCCCTTCAACGGGCCGGTCGTCTGCTACAGCTGGCCTTCCCAGGGAGGGGTTGAGAAATATCTGCTCGACGGTCAGGTCGCCAGCTCCAGCGTTGAACCGATGGCCCATTTTCTGGAAACATTAGTCAATTCTGTCCCGCCGGGAACAAAAATCAACATCATGGTACACAGCATGGGTAATCGCGTTGTGATGCGGGCCCTTAATCGACTGCCACAACACTTTGAAACAACGAAGCCATTCCAGAATATCATTCTGGCGGCTCCCGATGTCGGCGTCTCCGAGTTCCGAACCCTGGCACCTTCCATTATTGCGCAAGCACACCGCGTCACACTTTATTCCGGGTCAGGCGATGTCGCTCTCGTCGCTTCCAAAGCCGTAAACCAGGAACGCCGCGCGGGAGATTCTCGGGAACCTTTGATTCTGGAAGGCATCGAAACCATCGATGTCTCAGCCGTCGACACCAGCTTTATGAGTCATTCCTATTATGGCAGCAACCGGGCCGTCCTCAGTGATCTGTTCGCACTGATTAAACAGAACAGTCCTGCAGATGAAAGAAACTGGCTCCTGCACAGAGACTTTGCCGGTCAGAACTACTGGGCCTTTGATAAAGAACCGCCAGAAATCAAAAAAGTCAGGACAACCAGTCTCTAA
- a CDS encoding sugar kinase, producing the protein MRVVTFGEVMLRLAPQNHLRISQSVPGILESTFGGGELNVAVSIALQGGASAFVTASPDNAITDSLVQEVKKTGVDSSLIQRSSRGRFGIYFVETGANQRGGTVTYDREFSSIALATPDEFDWNQVFEEATWFHITGITPAISESGAALALKAMQEAQARKVPVSCDLNFRKKLWNWKSGTKPVELAKETMRSLVPYVDVVIANEEDADLSLGIRAPESDVDAGELNVQGYIAVAEQITQQFPNVKQVAVTLRESISASHNNWGAMLYTQNQQKAVFAPCDNEGNYSSYQIHNIVDRVGAGDSFAGALIFALNTPELAAPETAIRYAVAASCLKHSIQGDFNYSTRKEIEALMNGAGSGRVQR; encoded by the coding sequence GTGAGAGTAGTTACATTTGGTGAAGTTATGTTACGTCTGGCTCCGCAGAACCATTTGAGAATCAGCCAGTCAGTACCCGGAATTCTTGAGTCCACATTTGGTGGCGGTGAACTTAATGTTGCCGTTTCCATTGCTTTGCAGGGAGGAGCTTCTGCTTTTGTAACAGCTTCACCCGATAATGCCATTACGGATTCTCTCGTACAGGAAGTAAAAAAAACAGGCGTTGATTCCAGTCTGATTCAACGCAGTTCGAGAGGAAGATTTGGAATTTATTTTGTAGAGACGGGGGCTAATCAGCGCGGAGGGACGGTGACTTATGATCGTGAGTTCAGTTCGATTGCGTTGGCGACTCCAGATGAATTTGACTGGAATCAGGTTTTTGAAGAGGCAACCTGGTTTCATATTACCGGAATCACGCCAGCAATCAGTGAATCGGGGGCAGCGCTTGCTCTGAAAGCTATGCAGGAGGCACAGGCGAGGAAAGTGCCGGTTTCCTGTGATTTGAATTTTCGTAAAAAACTGTGGAACTGGAAAAGCGGAACGAAACCGGTTGAGCTGGCGAAAGAAACAATGCGATCTCTGGTTCCGTATGTGGATGTCGTGATTGCCAATGAAGAAGACGCGGATCTGTCATTGGGGATTCGAGCGCCTGAATCGGATGTAGATGCGGGTGAATTAAACGTCCAAGGCTACATTGCGGTAGCAGAGCAGATTACACAGCAGTTCCCCAATGTAAAACAGGTGGCCGTTACCTTACGAGAAAGTATTTCTGCAAGTCACAACAACTGGGGAGCCATGTTGTATACTCAGAATCAGCAGAAGGCAGTGTTTGCGCCGTGTGATAATGAAGGCAACTATTCAAGTTACCAGATTCACAATATTGTTGACCGGGTTGGCGCAGGAGATTCTTTTGCCGGCGCATTGATTTTTGCCTTAAATACACCGGAACTGGCTGCTCCCGAGACGGCAATCCGTTACGCTGTCGCTGCCAGTTGCCTGAAACACAGTATCCAGGGGGATTTCAATTATTCTACCCGAAAAGAGATAGAAGCATTAATGAACGGTGCGGGATCAGGACGTGTACAGCGTTAG